The following proteins come from a genomic window of Lolium rigidum isolate FL_2022 unplaced genomic scaffold, APGP_CSIRO_Lrig_0.1 contig_41763_1, whole genome shotgun sequence:
- the LOC124681400 gene encoding GDSL esterase/lipase At1g28600-like, with protein MASSATMSVLLAVVLLLLEVARPSQADTACYSRLFSFGDSLADTGNHRFVFPNDTVSPGLNLPYGETFFHHATGRCSNGRLIIDFIAHALGLPFVTPYWSGKSVEDFVHGANFAVAGATALSPEFYWERGYAAAEADTVHLDQEMNWFRDLLDLLCPGDLSDCADIMNKSLFLVGEIGGNDYNYPLQSFMPYEMIQSFTPSIVDKISSTVTSLIGLGAKTLIVPGNLPIGCLPVYLMAYKSDKKEEYEPETGCIRWLNEFSQYHNKILMDELEKLRKLHPNVSIIYADYYVAAMKIFVSPKHFGIEDPLEACCGGGGPYGVSLSARCGQGEYKVCDDPQNHGSWDGVHPTEAIYEAIANGLLRGSYTKPPISTTTNSCGRHAELLSSVEYKVIYDM; from the exons ATGgcttcctctgccaccatgtcggtACTACTGGCGGTGGTGCTACTGCTACTAGAGGTGGCGCGGCCATCGCAGGCGGACACGGCATGCTACTCGCGGCTGTTCAGCTTCGGGGATTCGCTGGCGGACACGGGCAACCACCGTTTCGTCTTCCCCAACGACACCGTGTCTCCCGGGCTCAACCTGCCCTATGGCGAGACCTTCTTCCACCATGCCACCGGCCGCTGCTCGAATGGCCGCCTCATCATCGACTTCATCG CGCACGCGCTAGGGCTGCCGTTCGTGACGCCGTACTGGAGCGGGAAGAGTGTGGAGGACTTCGTGCACGGAGCCAACTTCGCCGTGGCCGGCGCAACAGCGCTGAGCCCGGAATTCTACTGGGAGAGGGGCTACGCTGCGGCTGAGGCTGACACGGTGCACCTCGACCAGGAGATGAACTGGTTCCGAGACCTACTCGACCTGCTCTGCCCAGGCGATTTATCGG ATTGTGCGGATATAATGAACAAATCTTTGTTCTTAGTTGGAGAAATTGGGGGCAATGACTACAACTACCCTCTCCAATCTTTCATGCCCTATGAGATGATTCAGTCATTCACTCCTAGTATCGTTGACAAAATTTCTTCCACGGTCACT AGTTTGATTGGGCTGGGAGCCAAAACATTAATAGTTCCTGGCAACCTCCCGATTGGGTGCTTACCGGTTTACCTAATGGCATACAAGAGTGACAAGAAAGAAGAATATGAGCCAGAGACAGGTTGCATCCGTTGGCTGAACGAATTCTCACAGTATCACAATAAAATTCTTATGGATGAGTTGGAGAAGTTGCGAAAGCTTCATCCTAATGTGTCAATCATCTATGCCGATTACTATGTAGCTGCTATGAAAATATTTGTTTCCCCTAAGCATTTTG GAATTGAGGATCCGTTGGAGGCTTGCTGCGGAGGAGGAGGTCCTTATGGTGTTTCTTTGAGTGCACGTTGTGGACAAGGAGAATACAAGGTGTGTGATGATCCACAAAATCATGGATCCTGGGACGGCGTGCATCCCACGGAAGCAATATACGAAGCTATTGCCAATGGCCTGCTAAGAGGTTCATATACTAAGCCTCCAATTTCTACCACCACCAATTCATGTGGAAGACATGCTGAGCTTTTGTCTTCTGTTGAATACAAGGTCATCTATGACATGTAA